The Halobellus sp. MBLA0158 genome has a window encoding:
- the phoU gene encoding phosphate signaling complex protein PhoU: MPRQEYQESLSNLRDDVLYMSEIVAERLRWGLDALEQKDRETAQEVIDGDDEVNRMYLELEGECVDLIALQQPVASDLRFIAATFKIITDLERIGDLAVNLAQYALDADQDVFPEVDVQQIGVETLEMLDDAMAAYAAEEAEACYAVAERDDEVDAMCEAASATVVRDLIESDPFGEDDADAEAYMQDISRLLLTIRDLERVGDHAVNIAARSLYMIEDDAELLY; this comes from the coding sequence ATGCCCAGACAGGAGTACCAGGAGTCCCTGTCGAACCTCCGCGACGACGTCCTCTACATGAGCGAGATCGTCGCCGAGCGCCTGCGGTGGGGACTCGACGCGCTCGAACAGAAGGACCGGGAGACCGCCCAGGAGGTCATCGACGGCGACGACGAGGTAAACCGGATGTACCTCGAACTCGAAGGCGAGTGCGTCGATCTGATCGCGCTCCAGCAGCCGGTCGCCTCCGACCTGCGGTTCATCGCGGCCACGTTCAAGATCATCACCGACCTCGAACGCATCGGCGACCTGGCGGTGAACCTCGCGCAGTACGCGCTGGACGCCGACCAGGACGTCTTCCCCGAGGTCGACGTCCAGCAGATCGGCGTCGAGACCCTGGAGATGCTCGACGACGCGATGGCGGCCTACGCCGCCGAGGAGGCCGAGGCGTGCTACGCCGTCGCCGAGCGCGACGACGAGGTCGACGCGATGTGCGAGGCCGCGAGCGCGACGGTCGTCCGCGACCTCATCGAGAGCGACCCGTTCGGCGAGGACGACGCCGACGCCGAGGCGTATATGCAGGACATCTCGCGGCTCCTCCTGACGATCCGGGACCTCGAACGCGTCGGCGACCACGCGGTCAACATCGCCGCGCGGTCGCTGTATATGATCGAAGACGACGCGGAGCTGCTGTACTGA
- a CDS encoding KaiC domain-containing protein: protein MSDDDDWFERALRDESETDEDADRADATEDADEAADSDVDADADDGGTEIVGTDEPAAEAEAGPVSESGSEADTEEANTDTGTDTDTETDEADVEWTPEGTDGRTPDESDAGGDGSDSGIESAAADQMGSAADEPTDENPFEVDFASALGDAPEPDVGAGPDSQDPFGDSGGAGGAGGPGGGDPEFGGLGGGDDFGDDFGGDFGGGDDFGGGDDFGFADFDDGPEGFDADAGEFESELERLDIGIDGLDNMILGGVPRRSLMVAIGSAGTGKTTFGLQFLNHGLEHGEDAVYITLEESHQRIRDTAAEKGWEFERYVDEDRLAIVDIDPIEMANSLDSIQSDLPDLISEFGADRLVLDSVSLLEMMYESAPQRRSQVFGFTRALKNAGITTLMTSEASPENAYVSRFGIVEYLADAVFVLQYVRPSDFRETRLAIEIQKIRDANHSRETKPYELTGAGISVYRQANIF from the coding sequence GTGAGTGACGACGACGATTGGTTCGAGCGGGCCCTCAGAGACGAGTCCGAGACGGACGAGGACGCCGACCGCGCTGACGCGACGGAGGACGCCGACGAAGCGGCCGATTCCGATGTCGACGCCGACGCGGACGACGGCGGGACCGAGATCGTCGGGACCGACGAACCGGCCGCGGAAGCAGAAGCGGGACCGGTATCGGAATCGGGATCGGAAGCCGATACGGAAGAGGCGAACACGGATACAGGCACAGATACAGACACGGAAACGGACGAGGCCGACGTGGAGTGGACGCCCGAAGGGACCGACGGGCGAACTCCGGACGAATCCGACGCCGGCGGCGACGGATCGGACTCAGGGATCGAATCGGCCGCCGCCGACCAGATGGGCTCGGCCGCCGACGAACCGACCGACGAGAACCCCTTCGAGGTGGACTTCGCGTCCGCGCTCGGTGACGCGCCGGAGCCGGACGTCGGCGCCGGGCCGGACAGTCAGGATCCGTTCGGCGACTCCGGTGGGGCCGGTGGCGCCGGCGGCCCCGGCGGTGGCGACCCCGAGTTCGGCGGCCTCGGAGGCGGCGACGACTTCGGAGACGACTTCGGCGGTGACTTCGGCGGCGGCGACGATTTCGGCGGTGGCGACGACTTCGGATTCGCGGACTTCGACGACGGCCCCGAGGGGTTCGACGCCGACGCGGGCGAGTTCGAGTCGGAACTCGAACGCCTGGACATCGGGATCGACGGCCTCGACAATATGATCCTCGGCGGCGTCCCGCGGCGCTCGCTGATGGTGGCGATCGGGTCGGCCGGGACGGGGAAGACGACCTTCGGCCTCCAGTTCCTGAACCACGGGCTCGAACACGGCGAGGACGCCGTCTACATCACCCTCGAAGAGAGCCACCAGCGCATCCGCGACACGGCGGCCGAGAAGGGCTGGGAGTTCGAGCGCTACGTCGACGAGGATCGACTGGCGATCGTCGACATCGACCCCATCGAGATGGCGAACAGCCTCGACAGCATCCAGAGCGACCTCCCAGACCTGATCTCGGAGTTCGGCGCCGACCGGCTGGTGTTGGACTCGGTCTCGCTCCTGGAGATGATGTACGAGAGCGCGCCGCAGCGCCGCAGCCAGGTGTTCGGCTTCACCCGCGCGCTGAAGAACGCCGGCATCACGACGCTCATGACCTCCGAGGCGAGCCCGGAGAACGCCTACGTCTCCCGCTTCGGCATCGTCGAGTACCTCGCGGACGCGGTGTTCGTCCTCCAGTACGTCCGCCCCAGCGACTTCCGGGAGACGCGGCTGGCGATCGAGATCCAGAAGATCCGCGACGCGAACCACTCCCGGGAGACGAAGCCCTACGAGCTCACCGGCGCCGGGATCAGCGTCTACCGCCAGGCGAACATCTTCTGA
- the pstB gene encoding phosphate ABC transporter ATP-binding protein PstB translates to MSQQNTDESSGGGDSPDPTDDEMLIQTDVSESVSSSGSTRRETVVRAEDINVWYGDDQALQDITLSIPEKSVTAMVGPSGCGKSTFLRCINRMNDLIDSARVEGDLYLRGKNVYDDDVDPVALRRRVGMVFQKPNPFPKSIYDNVTYGLEIQNKGGDYDEIVERSLKRAALWDEVKDQLDESGLDLSGGQQQRLCIARAIAPDPEVLLMDEPASALDPVATSQIEDLIEELAQDYTVVIVTHNMQQAARISDQTAVFLTGGELVEFDDTQKIFENPESQRVEDYITGKFG, encoded by the coding sequence ATGAGCCAACAGAACACGGACGAATCGAGCGGCGGTGGCGACTCGCCGGACCCCACGGACGACGAGATGCTGATCCAGACCGACGTCAGCGAGAGCGTGTCGTCGTCGGGGTCGACGCGGCGCGAGACCGTCGTCCGCGCCGAGGACATCAACGTCTGGTACGGCGACGACCAGGCGCTCCAGGACATCACGCTGTCGATCCCCGAAAAGAGCGTCACCGCGATGGTCGGCCCCTCGGGCTGCGGGAAGTCGACGTTCCTCCGGTGTATCAACCGGATGAACGACCTCATCGACAGCGCGCGCGTCGAGGGCGACCTCTACCTCCGGGGCAAGAACGTCTACGACGACGACGTCGATCCCGTGGCGCTCCGGCGACGAGTGGGAATGGTCTTCCAGAAGCCCAACCCCTTCCCGAAGAGCATCTACGACAACGTCACCTACGGGCTGGAGATCCAGAACAAGGGCGGCGACTACGACGAGATCGTCGAGCGCTCGCTGAAGCGGGCCGCGCTGTGGGACGAGGTGAAAGACCAGCTCGACGAGTCGGGGCTGGACCTCTCGGGGGGCCAGCAACAGCGGCTCTGCATCGCCCGCGCGATCGCGCCCGACCCGGAGGTCCTCCTGATGGACGAGCCCGCCTCGGCGCTGGACCCGGTCGCGACCTCCCAGATCGAAGACCTCATCGAGGAGCTCGCCCAGGACTACACCGTCGTCATCGTCACGCACAACATGCAGCAGGCCGCGCGCATCTCCGATCAGACCGCCGTCTTCCTCACCGGCGGCGAGCTCGTCGAGTTCGACGACACCCAGAAGATCTTCGAGAACCCCGAGAGCCAGCGCGTCGAAGACTACATCACGGGCAAGTTCGGGTAG
- a CDS encoding NAD(+)/NADH kinase, whose product MKVAIVAQWDNDRTARLASDIRERLRAEDVTVWIDAATAAELDVSGHAVSTFHMADLVVSIGGDGTFLFAAHGAQDTPVLGVNLGEVGFLNAVNPEDAVDAVLREVRRFREDGDLPTRSMPRLQAAGEGWTLPPAVNEVVVQGARRGHGGGATIDVRIDGSPYADGHADGVLVATPTGSTAYNLSEDGPLVHPGVPGFVVTQMADADGRPPLVVDRDVTVTVAVADAAEAVVVVDGRVREPVAPPTEVTIELADDPVRMAGPASDFFEALGKLD is encoded by the coding sequence ATGAAGGTGGCCATCGTCGCGCAGTGGGACAACGACCGCACGGCGCGGCTCGCGAGCGACATCCGCGAGCGGCTCCGCGCGGAGGACGTCACCGTCTGGATCGACGCGGCGACGGCCGCCGAACTCGACGTGTCGGGCCACGCCGTCAGCACGTTCCACATGGCCGATCTGGTGGTCAGCATCGGCGGCGACGGGACGTTCCTCTTCGCCGCCCACGGGGCGCAGGACACGCCGGTCCTCGGCGTCAATCTCGGCGAGGTGGGCTTTCTCAACGCCGTCAACCCCGAGGACGCGGTCGACGCCGTGCTGCGTGAGGTCCGGCGGTTCCGCGAGGACGGCGACCTCCCGACGCGGTCGATGCCGCGGCTCCAGGCCGCCGGCGAGGGGTGGACGCTCCCGCCCGCGGTCAACGAGGTCGTCGTCCAGGGCGCTCGACGGGGCCACGGCGGCGGCGCGACGATCGACGTCCGGATCGACGGCTCCCCTTACGCCGACGGCCACGCCGACGGCGTCCTCGTGGCGACGCCGACCGGGAGCACCGCGTACAACCTCAGCGAGGACGGGCCGCTCGTCCACCCCGGGGTCCCGGGGTTCGTCGTCACGCAGATGGCCGACGCCGACGGGCGCCCGCCGCTCGTCGTCGACCGCGACGTGACCGTGACCGTCGCCGTCGCGGACGCCGCGGAGGCCGTGGTGGTCGTCGACGGGCGGGTCCGCGAGCCGGTCGCGCCGCCCACGGAAGTGACGATCGAACTCGCGGACGACCCGGTTCGGATGGCGGGGCCCGCCTCCGACTTCTTCGAGGCGCTCGGGAAACTGGACTGA
- the pstA gene encoding phosphate ABC transporter permease PstA yields MAAESKRIEDFGQVSRTVGTVFRYLLLAATMFGIVTLAVLLVYVANDAIQPLSADAGWYLVYFLTLVAPTAAVGWYVRRRDREAFAFGVFLVGLLVVSLMFSGGVGLLVVDVVPPLVAFAFAIALVVPVGVSVGLTRYAHRIAFTPRLAITTLAFYLSLLGIPGPLGGVLGVPQLVPSLAQAIQGIPVIPVDWMMVGTVIGGAAAGATAAYVAGVRDARTGLYAGAAAFVAVLASAVVGPLAGLSSVPAIVVTGVALVPTATYAWRGAFTEERRPAGVGFAAVVVGGALVGAVAVDALGFAGPQSWVDWGFLTSSHSGTAVDAGLYPAIGGSILLMATVAALSFPLGVGAAVYLEEYAPDNALTRFVDVNISNLAGVPSVVYGLLGLGVFVTYLGQPPGTVLVGGATLALLILPIVIISAREAIRSVPSDLRQASYGMGATRWQTVRNVVLPEAFPGILTGTILALGRAIGETAPLIMIGAPNVVFNLPSTLSSKVSAMPLQVYAWSSLFASEDFYTKAVPAGVVVLLAVLLAMNSVAIVLRNKFERTG; encoded by the coding sequence ATGGCCGCAGAGAGCAAACGGATCGAAGACTTCGGCCAGGTCAGCCGCACCGTGGGGACGGTCTTCCGCTATCTCCTGCTCGCGGCGACGATGTTCGGCATCGTCACGCTCGCGGTCCTTCTGGTCTACGTCGCCAACGACGCGATCCAGCCGCTCTCGGCCGACGCCGGCTGGTACCTCGTCTACTTCCTCACGCTCGTCGCGCCGACGGCGGCGGTCGGCTGGTACGTCCGTCGTCGGGACCGCGAGGCCTTCGCCTTCGGCGTCTTCCTCGTCGGCCTGCTCGTCGTCTCGCTGATGTTCAGCGGGGGCGTCGGCCTGCTCGTCGTCGACGTCGTGCCGCCGCTCGTCGCGTTCGCGTTCGCGATCGCGCTCGTCGTGCCCGTCGGGGTCTCGGTGGGCCTGACGCGGTACGCCCACCGGATCGCCTTCACGCCGCGGCTCGCGATCACGACGCTCGCGTTCTACCTCTCCTTACTCGGGATCCCGGGCCCGCTCGGCGGCGTGCTCGGCGTCCCCCAACTGGTCCCGAGCCTCGCGCAGGCGATCCAGGGCATCCCCGTCATCCCGGTCGACTGGATGATGGTCGGCACCGTGATCGGCGGCGCCGCCGCGGGCGCGACGGCCGCGTACGTCGCGGGCGTCCGCGACGCCCGAACCGGGCTGTACGCCGGCGCCGCGGCGTTCGTCGCCGTCCTCGCGAGCGCCGTGGTCGGGCCGCTCGCGGGGCTCAGTTCGGTCCCGGCGATCGTCGTCACCGGCGTCGCGCTCGTCCCGACCGCGACGTACGCCTGGCGCGGGGCGTTCACCGAGGAGCGCCGGCCGGCCGGCGTCGGCTTCGCCGCGGTCGTCGTGGGCGGCGCGCTCGTCGGCGCGGTCGCGGTCGACGCGCTCGGCTTCGCCGGGCCGCAGTCGTGGGTCGACTGGGGCTTCCTGACCAGCTCCCACAGCGGGACCGCGGTCGACGCCGGGCTCTACCCGGCGATCGGCGGGTCGATCCTCCTGATGGCGACGGTCGCGGCGCTGTCGTTCCCCCTGGGGGTCGGCGCCGCGGTCTACCTGGAGGAGTACGCGCCCGACAACGCGCTCACGCGCTTCGTCGACGTCAACATCTCGAACCTCGCGGGCGTCCCCTCGGTGGTCTACGGCCTGCTCGGCCTGGGCGTGTTCGTGACCTACCTCGGCCAACCGCCGGGGACGGTGCTCGTCGGCGGCGCGACGCTCGCGCTGTTGATCCTCCCGATCGTCATCATCTCCGCGCGCGAGGCGATCCGCTCTGTGCCCTCGGACCTCCGCCAGGCCTCCTACGGGATGGGCGCGACGCGGTGGCAGACCGTCCGCAACGTGGTCCTGCCGGAGGCGTTCCCCGGCATCCTCACGGGAACGATCCTCGCGCTGGGGCGGGCGATCGGCGAGACCGCGCCGCTGATCATGATCGGCGCGCCGAACGTCGTCTTCAACCTCCCGAGCACGCTCTCCTCGAAGGTGAGCGCGATGCCGCTCCAGGTGTACGCGTGGTCGAGCCTCTTCGCGAGCGAGGACTTCTACACGAAGGCCGTCCCGGCCGGCGTGGTGGTCCTCCTCGCCGTCCTCCTGGCGATGAACTCGGTCGCGATCGTGCTCCGGAACAAGTTTGAGCGAACAGGGTGA